The Canis lupus dingo isolate Sandy chromosome 8, ASM325472v2, whole genome shotgun sequence genome has a segment encoding these proteins:
- the GPR68 gene encoding ovarian cancer G-protein coupled receptor 1 produces MGNSTAENNSLCTIDHTIHQTLAPVVYVAVLVVGFPANCLSLYFGYLQIKARNELGVYLCNLTLADLFYICSLPFWLQYVLQHDHWSHGDLSCQVCGILLYENIYISVGFLCCISIDRYLAVAHPFRFHQFRTLKAAAGVSALIWAKELLTSVYFLMHKEVVEDEDRHRVCFEHYPLEPWQRGINYYRFLVGFLFPLGLLLAAYRGILRAVRRSHGTQKSRKDQIQRLVLSTVVIFLACFLPYHALLLVRSLWEASCQFARAVFNAYHFSLLLTSFNCVADPVLYCFVSESTHRDLGRLRGACLAFLSCAGPGRAGEAYPLGAPDASGKSDEPELLARLHSTFQTPNSPGVGGSPVGGLA; encoded by the coding sequence ATGGGGAACTCCACCGCCGAGAACAACTCCCTGTGCACCATCGACCACACCATCCACCAGACGCTGGCCCCGGTGGTCTACGTGGCGGTGCTGGTGGTGGGCTTCCCGGCCAACTGCCTGTCGCTCTACTTCGGCTACCTGCAGATCAAGGCCCGGAACGAGCTGGGCGTGTACCTGTGCAACCTGACGCTGGCCGACCTCTTCTACATCTGCTCGCTCCCCTTCTGGCTGCAGTACGTGCTGCAGCACGACCACTGGTCGCACGGGGACCTGTCCTGCCAGGTGTGCGGCATCCTCCTCTACGAGAACATCTACATCAGCGTGGGCTTCCTCTGCTGCATCTCCATCGACCGCTACCTGGCCGTGGCGCACCCGTTCCGCTTCCACCAGTTCCGCACCCTCAAGGCGGCCGCGGGCGTGAGCGCGCTCATCTGGGCCAAGGAGCTGCTGACCAGCGTGTACTTCCTGATGCACAAGGAGGTGGTGGAGGACGAGGACCGGCACCGCGTCTGCTTCGAGCACTACCCGCTGGAGCCCTGGCAGCGCGGCATCAACTACTACCGCTTCCTGGTGGGCTTCCTGTTCCCGCTGGGCCTGCTGCTGGCCGCCTACCGCGGCATCCTGCGCGCCGTGCGCCGCAGCCACGGCACCCAGAAGAGCCGCAAGGACCAGATCCAGCGGCTGGTGCTCAGCACCGTGGTCATCTTCCTGGCCTGCTTCCTGCCCTACCACGCGCTGCTGCTCGTGCGCAGCCTCTGGGAGGCCAGCTGCCAGTTCGCCAGGGCCGTCTTCAACGCCTACCACTTCTCCCTGCTTCTCACCAGCTTCAACTGCGTGGCCGACCCCGTGCTCTACTGCTTCGTCAGCGAGTCCACGCACCGGGACCTGGGCCGCCTCCGCGGGGCCTGCCTGGCCTTCCTCAGCTGCGCCGGGCCCGGCCGGGCCGGGGAGGCCTACCCGCTGGGCGCCCCCGACGCCTCCGGGAAGAGCGATGAGCCCGAGCTGCTGGCCAGGCTCCACTCGACCTTCCAGACCCCGAACTCGCCCGGAGTCGGGGGGTCCCCCGTGGGCGGCTTGGCCTAG